Proteins from a single region of Streptomyces sp. HUAS 15-9:
- a CDS encoding ArsR/SmtB family transcription factor produces the protein MAGSDSAGTNPTGADSAGTKAQLYDAFATSGKALASGKRLELLDLLAQGERTVDALAKAAGLNLTTASAHLQTLKQAGFVATRREGVRIHYRLAGDDVAQLFALLRKVAERHQATVSGARDAYLGEDGAAEVTHEELRARAAAGDVLVLDVRPMEEYRAGHIPGARSIPVDELTDRISELPEDTDIVVYCRGEYCVLAYDAVRLLTDRGRRAIRLNDGMLEWRLAELPVEAEDLA, from the coding sequence ATGGCGGGTAGCGACTCGGCCGGTACGAACCCCACCGGTGCGGACTCGGCCGGTACGAAGGCGCAGCTGTACGACGCGTTCGCCACCAGCGGCAAGGCGCTGGCCAGCGGAAAACGCCTGGAACTGCTCGACCTGCTCGCCCAGGGCGAGCGGACGGTCGACGCCCTCGCCAAGGCGGCGGGGCTGAACCTGACGACGGCCTCGGCGCATCTGCAGACGCTCAAGCAGGCCGGGTTCGTCGCCACCCGCCGCGAGGGCGTCCGCATCCACTACCGGCTCGCGGGCGACGACGTCGCCCAGCTGTTCGCGCTGCTGCGCAAGGTCGCCGAACGCCACCAGGCCACCGTGTCCGGTGCCCGGGACGCCTACCTCGGCGAGGACGGCGCGGCGGAAGTCACCCACGAAGAGCTGCGTGCCCGTGCGGCCGCCGGAGACGTACTGGTGCTGGACGTGCGGCCGATGGAGGAGTACCGGGCGGGACACATCCCCGGCGCACGCTCCATCCCGGTCGACGAACTCACCGACCGGATCAGCGAGTTGCCCGAGGACACCGACATCGTCGTGTACTGCCGGGGCGAGTACTGCGTACTCGCCTATGACGCTGTACGGCTGCTGACCGACCGCGGACGCCGGGCGATCCGTCTGAACGACGGCATGCTGGAGTGGCGCCTGGCCGAACTGCCCGTCGAGGCCGAGGACTTGGCATGA
- a CDS encoding lanthionine synthetase LanC family protein: protein MVKSDAYRELGEAAWSWVLRQVLDDKGPWLPETVPDPAPEEGQDTAPPKDRDSLYAGIAGLAPVLAEIEQYRAWTDSEHALATGIVNRLSEEAEGRTEPSLYDGLAGDTLALKLLAPGEESIALRRLAGLATPEGWHSTIEWEPGSHTPFNDIIMGSAGVVMTAVWAGGEFAKDIATTGGEALLRTADRTEAGLDWGMAPGMESRAPNYSHGTSGVAAALAVAGAVLHREDFVEAAVRGAQHVLSVGSLGDGGFIVPHTVPPSKREVEPVTYTWCHGPAGTSHLFSALSHAGVAEVAGLDVGELRQRCLTSILTSGVPKRLRPGFWDNDGRCCGTAGVGDVLLDAAQDCAGTARAETLLQAARTMGDALVARAIRDEAGARWRFLEHREDPPLLPPGTTWMQGAAGIAAYLFRLARFLETGPDAVVVDRPDQWWAVPPQLRRTAS, encoded by the coding sequence GTGGTGAAGAGCGACGCGTACCGGGAGCTGGGAGAGGCCGCCTGGTCATGGGTGCTGAGGCAGGTCCTCGATGACAAGGGCCCGTGGCTGCCGGAGACGGTGCCCGATCCGGCGCCGGAGGAAGGCCAGGACACGGCACCGCCGAAGGATCGCGACTCGCTGTACGCGGGGATCGCCGGCCTCGCTCCGGTGCTGGCGGAGATCGAGCAGTACCGGGCATGGACCGACAGCGAGCATGCCCTTGCGACGGGCATCGTGAACAGACTCTCGGAAGAAGCCGAGGGCAGAACGGAACCATCGCTGTACGACGGCCTGGCAGGCGACACGCTGGCGCTGAAGCTGCTCGCCCCGGGCGAGGAATCGATCGCACTGCGGCGGTTGGCCGGCCTGGCCACCCCCGAAGGCTGGCACAGCACCATCGAATGGGAGCCGGGTTCCCACACGCCCTTCAACGACATCATCATGGGGTCCGCCGGTGTGGTGATGACCGCCGTCTGGGCAGGCGGTGAGTTCGCAAAGGACATCGCGACAACAGGCGGTGAGGCCCTGCTGCGCACGGCGGACCGAACGGAAGCGGGCCTGGACTGGGGGATGGCGCCGGGCATGGAGTCGAGGGCCCCGAACTACTCGCACGGCACCTCCGGAGTGGCCGCCGCGCTGGCCGTGGCCGGTGCGGTGCTGCATCGGGAGGACTTCGTCGAGGCCGCGGTGCGGGGAGCCCAACACGTGCTGTCCGTAGGCTCGTTGGGGGACGGCGGCTTCATCGTCCCGCACACCGTCCCGCCGTCGAAGCGGGAGGTGGAGCCGGTGACGTACACCTGGTGCCATGGGCCGGCGGGCACCTCTCATCTGTTCTCGGCGCTGTCGCACGCGGGCGTGGCCGAGGTGGCAGGCCTCGACGTCGGCGAACTGCGGCAGCGCTGCCTGACCTCGATCCTCACCTCGGGAGTCCCAAAGCGCCTGCGGCCGGGCTTCTGGGACAACGACGGCCGCTGCTGCGGAACGGCCGGCGTGGGGGACGTACTCCTGGACGCGGCACAGGACTGCGCGGGCACGGCAAGAGCCGAAACCCTCCTTCAGGCGGCGCGCACGATGGGCGACGCGCTGGTGGCGCGGGCGATCAGGGACGAGGCGGGCGCCCGCTGGCGCTTCCTGGAACACCGCGAGGACCCACCGCTGCTGCCGCCGGGCACGACATGGATGCAGGGAGCGGCGGGCATCGCGGCGTACCTTTTCCGCCTCGCCCGGTTCCTCGAGACCGGCCCGGACGCCGTGGTGGTGGACCGCCCGGACCAGTGGTGGGCAGTGCCGCCGCAGTTGCGCCGTACGGCCTCGTGA
- a CDS encoding DUF1345 domain-containing protein, with amino-acid sequence MKIWLPLDAVPRLVGAVVLGAVVGVAVGLPIDPYLGVLAGIAATGLVFVLAGWLVLWPMDATATHRNARREDFRPLAEELVIVAVALCGLIAIVLMLVRSRSDTGHAAAATALGGVFMAWAALHLMYATRYAAVYYETAGGIDFNSDRPPAYRDFFYFSYNLGMTYQVSDNNVSSSAIRAIVLRHALISYVFGTSILATAINLVVGIVSG; translated from the coding sequence GTGAAGATCTGGTTGCCCCTGGACGCCGTACCCCGCCTAGTCGGCGCGGTGGTCCTCGGGGCCGTCGTCGGCGTGGCCGTCGGACTGCCGATCGATCCGTATCTGGGTGTCCTCGCGGGCATCGCCGCAACGGGGCTGGTCTTCGTCCTGGCAGGCTGGCTGGTGCTGTGGCCGATGGACGCCACCGCCACCCACCGCAATGCCCGGCGCGAGGACTTCCGGCCCCTCGCCGAGGAACTCGTGATCGTCGCGGTGGCCCTGTGCGGACTGATCGCCATCGTGCTGATGCTCGTGCGCAGCCGGTCCGATACCGGCCACGCCGCTGCCGCGACCGCGCTCGGCGGGGTCTTCATGGCATGGGCCGCGCTGCACCTGATGTACGCCACCCGCTATGCCGCCGTGTACTACGAGACGGCCGGTGGGATCGACTTCAACTCGGACCGCCCACCGGCGTACCGGGACTTCTTCTACTTCAGCTACAACCTCGGCATGACCTACCAGGTGTCCGACAACAACGTCTCGAGTTCGGCCATCCGTGCGATCGTGCTGCGGCACGCCCTGATCTCGTACGTCTTCGGCACCAGCATCCTCGCCACCGCCATCAACCTCGTGGTGGGAATCGTCAGCGGCTGA
- a CDS encoding thioesterase family protein: MRHEVTEADTAMAVGSGDVPVLATPRLIAWMEAATMRAATPFVGTGRTTVGTALRVEHVRATRVGECVEVFAEPPAVAGRRLTFRVRAVDGSGRLVAQGEIDRAVVDRERFLSNGR, translated from the coding sequence ATGCGCCATGAGGTGACCGAGGCCGATACGGCGATGGCGGTGGGCAGTGGGGACGTGCCCGTGCTGGCCACTCCGCGGCTGATCGCGTGGATGGAGGCGGCGACGATGCGGGCCGCCACGCCGTTCGTCGGGACGGGCCGGACAACGGTGGGGACGGCGCTGCGTGTCGAGCATGTGCGAGCCACCCGGGTCGGCGAGTGCGTGGAGGTCTTCGCCGAACCTCCGGCCGTCGCGGGCCGGCGCCTCACGTTCCGGGTACGGGCCGTCGACGGTTCGGGGAGGCTGGTCGCGCAGGGCGAGATCGACCGGGCGGTCGTCGACCGGGAGCGGTTTCTCTCGAACGGCCGCTGA
- a CDS encoding MFS transporter, which yields MTSTQSAGTSSISDVVPAQRRVLRVLVASQVLSGAGLAAGVTVGALLAQDMLGTTSLAGLPSALFTAGSALAAVAVGRISQARGRRPGLTTGYLTGAIGSAAVITAAVLDNSVLLFLALFVYGAGTATNLQARYAGADLADPAHRARAVSTVLVATTLGGVVGPNLASPTGDLAHVLGIPRLAGPFLLAGAAYALAALVLAVWLRPDPLLLARTLDQQRATSTDATERAASTDERRRPGVVPGALVMVLTQLVMVAIMTMTPVHMQDHGHGTAASGLVIAIHVGAMYLPSPLTGWLVDRYGRIPVAAGSGITLLASGILAAAAPGDSVALLALALALLGLGWNLGLVSGTAIITDAVPLAARARTQGLVDVSIAVAGATGGLASGIVVNAAGYPVLALTGGILALAVLPAIAATASSR from the coding sequence ATGACGAGTACGCAATCAGCCGGCACCTCCTCCATATCCGACGTCGTCCCGGCCCAGCGCCGCGTCCTGCGCGTGCTGGTCGCCTCTCAGGTCCTCAGTGGTGCCGGGCTCGCCGCCGGAGTCACCGTCGGTGCCCTGCTCGCGCAGGACATGCTCGGGACCACCAGCCTCGCCGGGCTGCCCAGCGCCCTGTTCACCGCCGGGTCCGCGCTCGCCGCCGTCGCCGTCGGCCGTATCTCCCAGGCGCGCGGCCGCCGCCCCGGCCTGACCACGGGATACCTCACCGGAGCCATCGGCAGCGCCGCCGTCATCACCGCCGCTGTCCTGGACAATTCCGTTCTGCTGTTCCTCGCGCTGTTCGTCTACGGCGCCGGCACCGCCACCAACCTCCAGGCCCGCTATGCCGGAGCCGACCTCGCCGACCCCGCCCACCGCGCCCGTGCCGTCTCCACCGTCCTCGTCGCGACCACGCTCGGGGGCGTCGTCGGCCCCAACCTCGCCTCACCCACCGGCGACCTCGCGCACGTCCTCGGCATTCCCCGCCTGGCCGGACCCTTCCTGCTGGCCGGCGCCGCCTACGCGCTGGCAGCCCTCGTCCTGGCCGTGTGGCTGCGCCCCGACCCCCTCCTGCTCGCCCGCACCCTCGACCAGCAACGGGCGACGTCGACCGACGCGACAGAGCGAGCGGCGTCGACGGACGAACGCCGCCGCCCCGGAGTCGTACCGGGCGCACTGGTCATGGTCCTCACCCAGTTGGTGATGGTCGCCATCATGACGATGACGCCCGTCCATATGCAGGACCACGGTCACGGCACCGCCGCCTCCGGGCTCGTCATTGCCATCCACGTCGGCGCGATGTACCTCCCCTCACCGCTCACCGGCTGGCTCGTCGACCGCTACGGCCGTATCCCGGTCGCCGCCGGATCCGGCATCACGCTCCTCGCCTCCGGCATCCTCGCCGCCGCCGCGCCCGGCGACTCCGTAGCGTTGCTGGCCCTCGCGCTCGCCCTGCTCGGACTCGGCTGGAACCTCGGCCTCGTCTCCGGCACCGCGATCATCACCGACGCCGTGCCCCTCGCCGCCCGGGCCAGGACGCAGGGCCTGGTCGATGTCTCGATCGCCGTCGCCGGCGCCACCGGCGGCCTCGCCTCCGGCATCGTCGTCAACGCCGCGGGCTACCCCGTCCTCGCCCTCACCGGCGGCATCCTCGCCCTGGCCGTCCTGCCCGCCATCGCCGCCACCGCGAGCAGCCGATGA
- a CDS encoding MFS transporter: MINSDTVRRRQGHRPGYKAAAGVFAVGMMGTTLPTPLYGLYRQQIGFSELTVTVVFAVYAVGVITALLIAGGFSDVLGRRPVLLGALALAALSALCFLSEGGLPLLYVGRVLSGFSAGLLSGTGTATVLDLAPPGRRARAALAATAANMGGLGLGPLVSGLLAQYAPWPLKLPFVVHLVLVAIAVAVTCLLPETVHHAGPRPLLRPQGMTVPPEVRGVFAPCALAALAGFSLLGLFTAVAPAFLAQTLGERNLAVVGAVVFCVFGSSTCGQVLMGRVGARRALPWGCLVLVTGLLVIAVSLLVTSFPVLLVGAVTGGVGQGMAFRAGLTAVSSAAPEAQRGATISAFFVVAYVGISLPVVGVGSLTEALGVRDAGLVFTGCAVLLVTAVGLRVRRHPPRDL, translated from the coding sequence GTGATCAACAGTGACACCGTCCGCCGTCGGCAGGGCCACCGGCCGGGGTACAAGGCCGCGGCGGGTGTCTTCGCCGTCGGCATGATGGGTACGACCCTGCCGACGCCGCTGTACGGGCTGTACCGGCAGCAGATCGGGTTCTCCGAGCTCACCGTCACCGTGGTGTTCGCCGTCTATGCGGTGGGCGTCATCACCGCTCTGCTGATCGCCGGTGGCTTCTCCGACGTGCTGGGGAGGCGCCCGGTGCTGCTGGGCGCGCTCGCCCTGGCCGCGCTCAGCGCGCTGTGCTTCCTGTCCGAGGGCGGACTGCCACTGCTGTACGTGGGCCGGGTGCTGTCGGGCTTCTCGGCGGGGCTGCTCAGCGGAACGGGCACCGCGACCGTCCTCGACCTGGCACCGCCCGGGCGGCGCGCACGTGCCGCACTGGCGGCGACCGCGGCCAACATGGGGGGCCTGGGACTCGGCCCTCTCGTCTCCGGCCTCCTGGCCCAGTACGCACCCTGGCCGCTCAAGCTGCCCTTCGTCGTGCATCTGGTGCTCGTGGCGATCGCCGTCGCGGTCACCTGCCTCCTGCCCGAGACCGTGCACCACGCCGGGCCCCGGCCCCTGCTGCGGCCGCAGGGCATGACCGTCCCACCCGAGGTGCGCGGCGTGTTCGCGCCCTGCGCGCTGGCGGCCTTGGCGGGCTTTTCCCTGCTCGGCCTGTTCACGGCGGTGGCCCCGGCCTTCCTCGCCCAGACGCTCGGCGAACGCAACCTGGCGGTGGTCGGTGCCGTCGTCTTCTGTGTGTTCGGCTCCTCGACCTGCGGCCAGGTGCTCATGGGACGCGTCGGGGCGCGCAGGGCCCTGCCATGGGGGTGCCTGGTGCTCGTCACCGGCCTCCTCGTCATCGCGGTCTCGCTGCTCGTGACGTCCTTCCCGGTGCTGCTGGTGGGCGCGGTGACGGGCGGCGTGGGACAGGGCATGGCGTTCCGTGCGGGCCTGACGGCGGTGAGCTCCGCGGCGCCCGAGGCACAGCGTGGCGCCACCATCTCGGCGTTCTTCGTCGTCGCGTATGTGGGGATCTCCCTGCCGGTCGTCGGCGTGGGTTCCCTGACGGAGGCACTGGGAGTGCGCGATGCCGGTCTGGTGTTCACGGGGTGTGCGGTCCTCCTGGTCACGGCAGTGGGCCTCCGGGTGAGGCGTCACCCACCCCGAGACCTGTGA
- a CDS encoding DMT family transporter: protein MIVLAVVCAVLGAASNAVGTAFQRKAASSVSRGGGFRLLAALVRRPAWLIGIAGVMGAAAFQALALVNGPMALVQPLFILELPFALLVAAPLMHRRLPAKGWWAVGAVVTGLAVVLAAAAPAGTRNQAAMVRWVPVLVLLPGAMAAAVVLARPARSPLLRAAALATAAAIGNALTAALMKSATGRLADAGLPAFLTTWQTYGFALVGICAVLLLENSLQAGSLAASQPALTIGDATMSLVLGVVLFSEHIRTGWWILPEVAGALLIVWGVVRLTRVVPHLIELAH, encoded by the coding sequence GTGATCGTGCTCGCTGTCGTGTGCGCTGTGCTGGGGGCCGCCAGCAATGCGGTGGGAACGGCCTTCCAGCGGAAGGCCGCCTCCTCGGTGTCCCGGGGCGGCGGCTTTCGTCTGCTGGCCGCTCTCGTACGGCGCCCTGCCTGGCTGATCGGTATCGCCGGCGTCATGGGCGCCGCCGCGTTCCAGGCACTGGCCCTGGTGAACGGGCCCATGGCCCTGGTCCAGCCGCTGTTCATCCTGGAGCTGCCGTTCGCCCTGCTGGTGGCCGCTCCGCTGATGCACCGCAGGCTGCCCGCGAAAGGCTGGTGGGCGGTCGGGGCCGTGGTCACCGGACTGGCCGTGGTCCTGGCCGCGGCAGCACCGGCGGGCACCCGGAACCAGGCGGCCATGGTGCGCTGGGTGCCGGTCCTGGTGCTGCTGCCGGGAGCGATGGCGGCGGCCGTCGTGCTGGCCCGACCGGCCCGCTCGCCGCTCCTTCGCGCGGCCGCGCTCGCCACGGCCGCCGCGATCGGCAACGCCCTGACCGCGGCACTCATGAAGTCCGCCACGGGGCGGCTCGCCGACGCGGGCCTGCCCGCGTTCCTCACCACCTGGCAGACGTACGGCTTCGCCCTGGTCGGCATCTGCGCGGTCCTGCTGTTGGAGAACTCCCTGCAGGCCGGCTCACTGGCCGCTTCACAGCCCGCGCTGACCATCGGTGACGCGACGATGAGCCTCGTCCTGGGCGTGGTCCTGTTCAGCGAGCACATCCGCACGGGCTGGTGGATCCTGCCGGAGGTGGCCGGGGCCCTGCTGATCGTGTGGGGCGTCGTACGGCTCACCCGCGTGGTACCTCACCTCATCGAGCTCGCTCACTAG
- a CDS encoding phosphorothioated DNA-binding restriction endonuclease, which translates to MDWLERTAKLRQWTRSGTRAPHKPLLLLYALGRFQEDADGGLRYTAVEEDLQRLLTEYGPPHKTTPAYPFHHLVSDGVWEVRTDRGPGSPGSGVRDLRETGATGRLAPELRTALRREPPLLGRIARLLLDLHFPSSLHTELCEAVGLQLEPAEAEQLATARRQRDRRMRELVLTAYEYRCAFCGYDGRIGAVPVGLEAAHVRWWAFGGPDDVENGLCLCSLHHKLFDKGVLGVGDGHRILVSQRFVGHSPAAREHVIALAGRPLIGPQCGTRPIAAAHREWHTRQVFHGIPRPATAV; encoded by the coding sequence ATGGACTGGCTCGAGCGCACCGCGAAGTTGAGGCAGTGGACCAGGAGCGGCACGCGCGCTCCCCACAAGCCGCTGCTCCTCCTGTACGCCCTCGGCCGGTTTCAGGAGGACGCCGACGGCGGACTGCGGTACACCGCCGTGGAGGAGGATCTGCAGCGGCTGTTGACCGAGTACGGGCCGCCGCACAAGACGACGCCCGCCTACCCCTTCCACCACCTGGTCAGTGACGGCGTCTGGGAGGTGCGTACCGACCGTGGGCCAGGCAGTCCCGGAAGCGGGGTGCGGGATCTTCGGGAGACGGGTGCCACCGGGCGGCTCGCGCCGGAGCTGAGGACGGCGTTGCGACGCGAACCGCCGCTGCTCGGCAGGATCGCGCGTCTGCTGCTCGACCTGCACTTCCCGTCCTCGCTCCACACCGAGCTGTGTGAAGCCGTCGGACTGCAGCTGGAGCCGGCGGAGGCCGAGCAACTCGCCACGGCGCGGCGGCAGCGGGACCGGCGGATGCGGGAGCTGGTGCTGACCGCGTACGAGTACCGCTGCGCGTTCTGCGGTTACGACGGCAGGATCGGCGCGGTTCCGGTCGGGCTGGAGGCCGCGCACGTGCGATGGTGGGCGTTCGGCGGTCCGGACGACGTCGAGAACGGTCTGTGTCTGTGCTCGCTGCACCACAAGCTCTTCGACAAGGGTGTCCTCGGTGTCGGTGACGGTCACCGCATCCTGGTCTCGCAGCGCTTCGTCGGCCACAGCCCGGCAGCCCGCGAGCACGTCATAGCGCTCGCGGGCCGACCACTGATCGGCCCCCAGTGCGGCACTCGACCCATCGCGGCGGCCCACCGCGAGTGGCACACCCGCCAGGTCTTCCACGGCATCCCACGCCCTGCCACCGCCGTCTGA
- a CDS encoding PP2C family protein-serine/threonine phosphatase, which yields MAGLRQPWQSSHALLVIPIALIVVITVVDQLVPADIHLGPLLVIAPAITVSFAGPWLTGLIGFLAVAAQAYIGWHFGVLFSRNVLVQILALAVLSALTVFYCVVRERRLRQLAQVRAVAEAAQHVLLWPLPERIGPLTIACLYLAAEDEAQIGGDLYAATSTDTGVRVVIGDVRGKGLSAIGEAALIIGAFREAAHQHTSLPELAAALERSVARNLPDLVPEEEPGERFATVLLVEIPDEGHLTRILSCGHPPPLLLSPAGTVTIPVHPAPPLGVGAPTPTEYTLDVFSFEPEDTLLLYTDGVIEARDPGGVFYPLAERAAQWAGSAPEELLHHVRRDLLAHVGGRLEDDAAIIALCRTPETHRHRRGIHMGRSALGTGNAVHLRTRTLPD from the coding sequence ATGGCCGGCCTGCGGCAGCCGTGGCAGTCGAGCCATGCGCTGCTGGTGATCCCGATCGCGCTCATCGTGGTGATCACGGTGGTGGACCAGCTGGTCCCGGCCGACATCCATCTCGGTCCGCTCCTGGTCATCGCCCCCGCGATCACCGTGTCGTTCGCGGGACCCTGGCTGACCGGGCTGATCGGGTTCCTGGCCGTGGCGGCGCAGGCGTACATCGGCTGGCACTTCGGCGTGCTGTTCTCGCGCAATGTGCTGGTGCAGATCCTTGCCCTGGCGGTGCTGTCGGCGCTCACGGTGTTCTACTGCGTCGTACGTGAGCGACGACTGCGCCAACTGGCCCAGGTGCGCGCGGTCGCCGAAGCCGCGCAGCACGTCCTGCTGTGGCCGCTGCCCGAGCGGATCGGTCCGCTGACGATCGCCTGCCTGTACCTGGCCGCCGAGGACGAGGCCCAGATCGGCGGTGATCTGTACGCCGCGACCTCGACCGACACCGGCGTGCGGGTCGTGATCGGCGACGTACGGGGCAAGGGCCTGTCCGCCATCGGCGAGGCCGCCCTCATCATCGGGGCCTTCCGTGAGGCCGCCCACCAGCACACCTCCCTGCCCGAGCTGGCCGCCGCGCTGGAACGGAGCGTGGCCCGGAACCTGCCCGACCTGGTGCCCGAGGAGGAGCCGGGGGAGCGGTTCGCCACTGTGCTGCTGGTGGAGATTCCGGACGAGGGCCATCTCACCCGGATCCTCAGCTGCGGTCACCCTCCGCCCCTGCTGCTGAGCCCCGCCGGGACCGTCACGATTCCGGTGCACCCGGCGCCCCCGCTGGGCGTCGGCGCGCCGACACCCACCGAGTACACCCTCGACGTGTTCTCCTTCGAGCCCGAGGACACCCTCCTGCTCTACACCGACGGCGTCATCGAGGCCCGCGATCCCGGCGGCGTCTTCTACCCGCTCGCGGAACGGGCAGCGCAGTGGGCCGGCAGCGCGCCCGAAGAACTCCTGCACCACGTCCGCCGCGACCTCCTCGCCCACGTCGGCGGACGCCTCGAGGACGACGCCGCGATCATCGCGCTCTGCCGCACACCCGAAACGCACCGCCACCGACGGGGCATCCACATGGGCAGGTCCGCTCTCGGCACCGGAAACGCCGTGCACCTCCGGACGCGCACCCTGCCGGACTGA
- a CDS encoding MBL fold metallo-hydrolase produces MGFADDHLIPLVDAGLGNSAYLVDLGDGRALAVDAARDLRALRKAADRRGLTVAFAADTHLHADFLSGAVQLAHDDGARVLASAAGRRVFPHTPLADGDETDLGGLTLRALATPGHTDEHLSFLLLDGDHELGVFTGGSMIVNSAARTDLLGADRTEELARTQYRSLRRLAALPDETRVWPTHGAGSFCSAPPGSERTSTIGAQKRSNPLLAAPDEDTFVRRLLSGLGSYPAYFGRLAEANRRGAGILTGTPALPDLTAGQLADLLARGDQVLDVRPAADFAAGHIPGALSIPLRDQFATWLGWLLPESAPIAFVSAEDQEPAEIVWQAYKIGYERLSGRLAGGMPAWLAAGNAQATTAFITADRTADRPYVDVRQSSEFTAGHVPGAVHIELASLGARAVDAPEGAVVACGHGERAMTAASLLERAGHTDVAVLDGGPADYAAAHGQRLAEGTEGIQP; encoded by the coding sequence ATGGGGTTTGCCGACGACCACCTGATACCCCTGGTCGACGCCGGACTCGGCAACAGCGCCTACCTCGTCGACCTCGGCGACGGGCGCGCCCTGGCCGTGGACGCCGCCCGTGACCTGCGCGCCCTGCGGAAGGCCGCGGACCGGCGCGGCCTGACCGTCGCGTTCGCGGCCGACACGCATCTGCACGCGGACTTCCTCTCCGGCGCCGTCCAGCTGGCGCACGACGACGGCGCGCGCGTGCTGGCCTCCGCCGCCGGCCGGCGGGTCTTCCCCCACACGCCGCTGGCCGACGGCGACGAGACGGACCTCGGCGGACTGACCCTGCGCGCCCTGGCCACGCCCGGCCACACCGACGAACACCTGTCGTTCCTGCTGCTGGACGGCGACCACGAGCTCGGCGTGTTCACCGGCGGCTCGATGATCGTGAACTCCGCCGCCCGCACCGACCTCCTCGGAGCCGACCGCACCGAGGAGCTGGCCCGCACCCAGTACCGCTCACTGCGACGACTGGCCGCGCTGCCCGACGAGACCCGGGTGTGGCCCACCCACGGAGCCGGCTCCTTCTGCTCGGCGCCGCCGGGCAGCGAGCGCACCTCCACCATCGGCGCACAGAAGCGGAGCAATCCGCTCCTGGCCGCCCCGGACGAGGACACCTTCGTACGACGGCTGCTGAGCGGCCTGGGCAGCTACCCGGCGTACTTCGGCCGGCTCGCCGAGGCCAACCGCCGGGGCGCTGGCATCCTGACCGGCACTCCGGCCCTGCCCGACCTCACCGCCGGACAGCTGGCCGACCTGCTCGCACGGGGCGATCAGGTGCTCGACGTCCGCCCGGCCGCGGACTTCGCCGCCGGACACATCCCCGGTGCGCTCTCGATCCCGCTGCGCGATCAGTTCGCCACCTGGCTGGGCTGGCTGCTGCCCGAGTCCGCCCCGATCGCGTTCGTCAGCGCCGAGGACCAGGAGCCGGCCGAGATCGTCTGGCAGGCGTACAAGATCGGTTACGAGCGGCTGTCCGGACGCCTGGCCGGGGGCATGCCGGCCTGGCTCGCGGCCGGCAACGCGCAGGCCACCACCGCGTTCATCACGGCCGACCGCACCGCGGACCGGCCCTATGTCGACGTCCGCCAGAGCTCCGAGTTCACGGCCGGGCATGTCCCGGGAGCCGTGCACATCGAGCTCGCGAGCCTCGGCGCCCGCGCCGTCGACGCCCCCGAGGGCGCGGTCGTGGCCTGTGGACACGGCGAGCGGGCCATGACCGCCGCCAGTCTCCTGGAGCGCGCGGGCCACACCGATGTGGCGGTCCTCGACGGCGGACCCGCCGACTACGCCGCCGCCCATGGTCAGCGGCTCGCCGAGGGCACGGAGGGCATTCAGCCGTGA
- a CDS encoding sulfurtransferase TusA family protein: MTLHPAPGLTVDGTGLLCVTLLLKLRAAVDAARPGTVVHVIATDPAAPLDLPAWCHMTGHDYLGPVPGDRTVYALRLAADARLTRPGAPWHTADH, encoded by the coding sequence ATGACCCTCCACCCGGCACCCGGCCTCACCGTCGACGGCACCGGCCTGCTCTGCGTCACCCTGCTGCTCAAGCTCCGCGCCGCCGTCGACGCCGCACGGCCCGGCACCGTCGTACACGTCATCGCCACCGACCCGGCCGCACCCCTCGACCTGCCCGCCTGGTGCCACATGACCGGCCACGACTACCTCGGCCCCGTCCCGGGAGACCGCACGGTGTACGCCCTACGGCTGGCCGCCGACGCGCGCCTCACCCGTCCCGGCGCCCCCTGGCACACAGCCGACCACTGA